Proteins from a genomic interval of Bacteroidota bacterium:
- a CDS encoding DUF4199 domain-containing protein produces MKTTTQKAMEKFGTSDEEMEKAMARFDENQFKPSILQTVKGYGIALGIALILSLIIAAFIKRAPSPEITEVDSDTSSS; encoded by the coding sequence ATGAAAACTACAACCCAGAAAGCCATGGAAAAGTTTGGCACCTCCGATGAAGAAATGGAAAAGGCAATGGCAAGATTTGACGAAAATCAATTCAAGCCCTCCATTTTGCAAACCGTAAAAGGCTACGGCATTGCACTGGGCATTGCGCTGATACTGAGCTTAATCATCGCCGCTTTCATTAAGCGGGCACCAAGCCCGGAAATAACAGAGGTGGATTCAGATACCTCCTCCTCATAA
- a CDS encoding DUF4199 family protein, giving the protein MENFKVPIRYGIIGALIMSIFSFVSYLFYRQLFSSFYTQIAVGIFSFAIMVLIPIIGGLAFRKDRGGILSFQDALVGLMLICAISFAGSAIMGYLIPNVIDQNIRRR; this is encoded by the coding sequence ATGGAAAATTTTAAAGTTCCCATTCGTTATGGCATTATCGGTGCCTTGATAATGAGCATTTTCAGTTTTGTTTCCTACTTGTTTTACCGCCAATTGTTTAGTTCGTTTTATACCCAGATTGCGGTGGGGATTTTCTCCTTTGCGATTATGGTGCTGATTCCCATCATAGGCGGACTCGCTTTTCGGAAAGACCGGGGAGGAATTCTTTCCTTTCAGGATGCACTGGTCGGGTTAATGCTTATTTGTGCCATTTCCTTTGCCGGAAGCGCCATCATGGGGTACCTGATTCCAAACGTGATTGACCAAAATATCCGGAGGAGGTGA